From a single Streptomyces sp. 1331.2 genomic region:
- a CDS encoding aminopeptidase P family protein produces MTEDRTPALAENPEAEGGEEPQEFKGRKNGLYGEISDELAASMKSGWADTELHGLAPVAQAPYAAERRAKLSAAYPGERLVVPAGNLRVRSNDTDYAFRAASEYVHLTGDQTEDAVLVGEPTGGAGHEFVLYLLPRSDRENGEFWLDGHGELWVGRRYSLAEQEQLLGLPARDVRKAAEELAAKAADSAVPTRIVRGYDAGLEAALADALDADRDAELKEFLSGLRLVKDDWEIGELRAACDATVKGFTDVVRELGQAVATSERWIEGTFWRRARVEGNDVGYGTIAAAGPHATTLHWVRNDGDVRPGELLLLDAGVETHTLYTADVTRSLPINGRFTDLQRKIYDAVYDAQEAGIAAVKPGARFRDFHDASQRVLAERLLAWGLLDATVYDVEKVLELGLQRRWTLHGTGHMLGLDVHDCAHSRREEHVDALLVPGMVLTVEPGLYFQQDDLTVPEEYRGIGVRIEDDILVTADGNENLSAGLPRRSADVEAWMASLA; encoded by the coding sequence GTGACCGAGGACCGCACCCCCGCGCTGGCCGAGAACCCCGAGGCCGAGGGCGGCGAGGAGCCGCAGGAGTTCAAGGGCCGCAAGAACGGGCTCTACGGCGAGATCTCCGACGAGCTGGCCGCCTCGATGAAGTCCGGCTGGGCCGACACCGAGCTGCACGGCCTCGCGCCCGTCGCCCAGGCCCCGTACGCCGCCGAGCGCCGCGCCAAGCTGTCCGCCGCCTACCCGGGTGAGCGCCTGGTGGTCCCGGCCGGCAACCTGCGGGTGCGGTCCAACGACACCGACTACGCCTTCCGCGCCGCCAGCGAGTACGTGCACCTCACCGGCGACCAGACCGAGGACGCCGTGCTGGTCGGCGAGCCGACCGGCGGGGCGGGCCACGAGTTCGTCCTCTACCTGCTGCCCCGCTCCGACCGCGAGAACGGCGAGTTCTGGCTGGACGGCCACGGTGAGCTCTGGGTCGGCCGCCGGTACAGCCTGGCCGAGCAGGAGCAGCTGCTGGGCCTGCCCGCGCGCGACGTCCGCAAGGCCGCCGAGGAGCTGGCCGCGAAGGCCGCCGACTCCGCCGTGCCGACCCGGATCGTCCGCGGCTACGACGCCGGCCTGGAGGCCGCGCTCGCCGACGCCCTGGACGCCGACCGGGACGCCGAGCTCAAGGAGTTCCTGAGCGGCCTGCGGCTGGTCAAGGACGACTGGGAGATCGGCGAGCTGCGCGCCGCCTGCGACGCCACCGTCAAGGGCTTCACCGACGTGGTCCGCGAGCTGGGCCAGGCCGTCGCCACCTCGGAGCGCTGGATCGAGGGCACCTTCTGGCGCCGCGCCCGGGTCGAGGGCAACGACGTCGGCTACGGCACCATCGCCGCCGCCGGCCCGCACGCCACCACCCTGCACTGGGTCCGCAACGACGGCGACGTGCGCCCCGGCGAGCTGCTGCTGCTGGACGCGGGCGTGGAGACCCACACCCTCTACACCGCCGACGTCACCCGCAGCCTGCCGATCAACGGCCGCTTCACCGACCTGCAGCGCAAGATCTACGACGCGGTCTACGACGCCCAGGAGGCCGGCATCGCCGCGGTGAAGCCGGGCGCCCGCTTCCGCGACTTCCACGACGCCTCGCAGCGGGTGCTCGCCGAGCGGCTGCTCGCCTGGGGCCTGCTGGACGCCACGGTGTACGACGTCGAGAAGGTCCTGGAGCTGGGCCTGCAGCGCCGCTGGACCCTGCACGGCACCGGCCACATGCTCGGCCTGGACGTCCACGACTGCGCCCACTCGCGCCGCGAGGAGCACGTCGACGCGCTGCTGGTGCCCGGCATGGTCCTCACCGTCGAGCCCGGCCTGTACTTCCAGCAGGACGACCTGACCGTGCCGGAGGAGTACCGCGGCATCGGCGTCCGGATCGAGGACGACATCCTGGTCACCGCCGACGGCAACGAGAACCTGTCGGCCGGGCTTCCCCGCCGCTCGGCGGACGTCGAGGCCTGGATGGCCTCGCTCGCCTGA
- a CDS encoding PP2C family protein-serine/threonine phosphatase, whose amino-acid sequence MTESHPSTALPTTTTAEPGEPGCAGGLTVLDPPPGLPGPTDAPQGPAADRTAPSAAVQDRLAGRLSDITSLHEHTEQLARVRGLAATLDTVLASGAALLGARRGVLVTRLPGGGPGQPIGLHLDRSSLGALETVPTEQSLLARLLREQDRPEQLHSPDLATDPATGARLRELAVHLGLGGAYGLPLATAEDGPLAAVLWFWDEPAEPTQAQRELARHYCEIAAPLLAKQLEADRILRTTEALRRGLLPDRLPRTDGLRLAARLVPAGLDRSCGSDWYDAIPLPDGTVGLTVGSVSGDGPGAGPGSAPGAAAAMGRVRAALRAYAVLEGEDPVSVLGDLELLLKTTEPTRSATAVYAWVEPEDRRITLAGAGHCPPILVGRHGAEFVETSLSAPLGMLACWEAPGVELTVERGDTLLLYTEGLARRCGPTLHAGQANLRRAAADAPRDVRIDPDRLCAHLLAVCPTPEAAATATDDLMLLGARFE is encoded by the coding sequence ATGACCGAGTCCCACCCGTCGACGGCCCTCCCGACGACGACCACCGCCGAGCCTGGCGAACCGGGCTGCGCAGGCGGGCTCACCGTCCTCGACCCGCCGCCGGGCCTCCCCGGCCCCACCGACGCGCCGCAGGGCCCGGCGGCGGACCGCACGGCCCCGTCCGCCGCGGTGCAGGACCGTTTGGCCGGACGCCTGTCCGATATCACCAGCCTGCACGAGCACACCGAGCAGCTCGCCCGGGTCCGCGGCCTCGCCGCCACCCTGGACACCGTGCTCGCCTCCGGCGCCGCCCTGCTCGGCGCCCGCCGCGGCGTCCTGGTCACCAGGCTGCCCGGCGGCGGCCCCGGCCAGCCGATCGGCCTCCACCTCGACCGCTCCAGCCTCGGCGCCCTGGAGACCGTCCCGACCGAACAGAGCCTGCTCGCCCGGCTGCTGCGCGAACAGGACCGGCCCGAGCAGCTGCACTCCCCCGACCTCGCCACCGACCCCGCCACCGGCGCCCGGCTGCGCGAACTCGCCGTCCACCTCGGCCTCGGCGGCGCCTACGGCCTGCCGCTCGCCACCGCCGAGGACGGCCCGCTCGCCGCCGTCCTCTGGTTCTGGGACGAGCCCGCCGAACCGACCCAGGCGCAGCGCGAACTCGCCCGCCACTACTGCGAGATCGCCGCCCCGCTGCTCGCCAAGCAGCTGGAGGCCGACCGCATCCTGCGCACCACCGAGGCGCTGCGCCGCGGTCTGCTTCCCGACCGGCTCCCCCGCACCGACGGCCTGCGGCTGGCCGCCCGGCTCGTCCCGGCCGGGCTCGATCGCTCCTGCGGCAGCGACTGGTACGACGCGATCCCGCTGCCGGACGGCACCGTCGGCCTGACCGTCGGCTCGGTCTCCGGCGACGGGCCCGGCGCCGGCCCCGGCTCCGCCCCCGGCGCGGCCGCCGCGATGGGCCGGGTACGGGCCGCGCTGCGGGCGTACGCGGTGCTGGAGGGCGAGGACCCGGTCTCCGTCCTGGGGGACCTGGAGCTGCTGCTCAAGACCACCGAGCCGACCCGCAGCGCCACCGCCGTCTACGCCTGGGTCGAGCCCGAGGACCGCCGGATCACCCTGGCCGGCGCCGGGCACTGCCCGCCGATCCTGGTCGGCCGGCACGGCGCCGAGTTCGTCGAGACCTCGCTCTCCGCCCCGCTCGGCATGCTGGCCTGCTGGGAGGCGCCCGGCGTGGAGCTCACCGTCGAACGCGGCGACACCCTGCTGCTCTACACCGAGGGACTGGCCCGCCGCTGCGGCCCGACCCTGCACGCCGGGCAGGCCAACCTGCGCCGGGCCGCCGCCGACGCCCCGCGCGACGTGCGGATCGACCCGGACCGGCTCTGCGCCCACCTGCTGGCCGTCTGCCCCACCCCAGAGGCCGCGGCGACGGCCACCGACGACCTGATGCTGCTCGGCGCCCGCTTCGAGTGA
- a CDS encoding bifunctional DNA primase/polymerase — translation MRENPKDRSEERAARLEAALAAAVDHRWPVVPGAVLDGGRCSCGDLDCTVPAAHPHDPSLLAATTDARMVRWWWERQSPDAPVLAATGTTVSAVSLPAAAGARALAYLSALRMPLGPVLAMPGRYALLVAPYSLDVLGEMLAQLPWVPGSLRYHGPGGFLALPPGGPAGRVRWVLAPRPGEGGGVWLPQVGPLLGELVEATVRLDSGRSAY, via the coding sequence ATGCGTGAGAACCCGAAGGACCGGTCGGAGGAGCGTGCCGCCCGGCTCGAAGCGGCCCTGGCGGCCGCCGTCGACCACCGCTGGCCCGTGGTGCCGGGCGCGGTGCTGGACGGCGGGCGCTGCTCCTGCGGCGACCTGGACTGCACCGTCCCCGCCGCGCACCCGCACGACCCCTCGCTGCTCGCCGCCACCACGGACGCCCGGATGGTGCGCTGGTGGTGGGAGCGGCAGAGCCCGGACGCACCGGTGCTGGCCGCCACCGGCACCACCGTCTCGGCGGTCAGCCTGCCCGCGGCGGCCGGGGCCCGGGCGCTGGCCTACCTGAGCGCGCTGCGGATGCCGCTCGGCCCGGTGCTGGCGATGCCGGGCCGCTACGCGCTGCTGGTGGCCCCGTACTCGCTGGACGTGCTCGGCGAGATGCTCGCCCAACTGCCTTGGGTGCCTGGCTCGTTGCGCTACCACGGGCCGGGCGGCTTCCTGGCGCTGCCGCCCGGCGGGCCGGCCGGGCGGGTGCGCTGGGTGCTGGCGCCGCGGCCGGGCGAGGGCGGTGGGGTCTGGCTGCCGCAGGTCGGGCCGCTGCTGGGCGAGTTGGTGGAGGCGACGGTCCGGCTGGACAGCGGGCGCTCGGCGTACTGA
- a CDS encoding DUF5926 family protein, whose protein sequence is MGKKAAKKAPQRQSTTAVTGEIPVVGAREDCPCGSGRRYKACHGREASHAVQELVHRPFEGLPGEADWVALRELVPAATVPLTLAAGVAEGATGDVPSVTLATVLPLAWPALRRQDGSILLGLQTQSASGDLSRDLADALELALATEPGNPVPARRTVPGGRRLQDLLDTTAEFTPAVHTGFEFWLEDAETATGEVAASLERANASAIPTEKLAGLDAAYWCGTPDKNHLRWVMTVPEEQLLDALARLNAAGEASLGPDTRLVGSFRAHGLTVPVWDLPLAMTAADCEKPAAEFHQRLVATLADATPLTAEERRARANLVNRQVTLN, encoded by the coding sequence ATGGGCAAGAAGGCCGCCAAGAAGGCGCCGCAGCGTCAGTCCACCACCGCCGTCACGGGCGAGATCCCCGTGGTCGGGGCACGCGAGGACTGCCCCTGCGGCTCGGGCCGCCGGTACAAGGCCTGCCACGGCCGGGAGGCCTCGCACGCGGTGCAGGAGCTGGTGCACCGCCCGTTCGAGGGCCTGCCGGGCGAGGCCGACTGGGTCGCGCTGCGCGAGCTGGTGCCCGCCGCCACGGTGCCGCTGACGCTGGCCGCCGGCGTGGCCGAGGGCGCCACCGGCGACGTCCCGTCGGTGACCCTGGCCACCGTGCTGCCGCTGGCCTGGCCGGCCCTGCGCCGCCAGGACGGCTCGATCCTGCTCGGCCTGCAGACCCAGTCCGCCTCCGGCGACCTCAGCCGCGACCTCGCGGACGCCCTGGAGCTGGCCCTGGCCACCGAGCCGGGCAACCCGGTGCCGGCCCGCCGGACCGTCCCGGGCGGGCGCCGCCTGCAGGACCTGCTGGACACCACGGCCGAGTTCACGCCCGCCGTGCACACCGGCTTCGAGTTCTGGCTGGAGGACGCCGAGACCGCCACCGGCGAGGTCGCCGCCTCCCTGGAGCGCGCCAACGCCTCGGCCATCCCGACCGAGAAGCTGGCCGGCCTGGACGCCGCCTACTGGTGCGGCACCCCGGACAAGAACCACCTGCGCTGGGTCATGACCGTGCCCGAGGAGCAGCTGCTGGACGCGCTGGCCCGGCTGAACGCCGCCGGCGAGGCCTCGCTCGGCCCGGACACCCGCCTGGTCGGCTCGTTCCGCGCGCACGGCCTGACCGTGCCGGTCTGGGACCTGCCGCTCGCGATGACCGCCGCTGACTGCGAGAAGCCGGCCGCCGAGTTCCACCAGCGGCTGGTCGCCACGCTCGCCGACGCGACCCCGCTCACCGCCGAGGAGCGGCGCGCCCGCGCCAACCTGGTGAACCGTCAGGTCACTTTGAACTAA
- a CDS encoding ATP-binding protein, protein MVAREVPASSTMAVPHGPASVGVARRRLRRDLGDRQIPEPVIDDAVLILSELLSNACRYARPLGPLPALGRSARAEVLGQVLVGVPSGAHPVREGREHGDCDGPAQPDGGVLVRWQMHADGVLTLEVTDGGAATRPLPAGPSLTSRGGRGLNIVDELASDWGVRDAPGEVTVWAALPARARHARRGGDARSA, encoded by the coding sequence ATGGTGGCGCGCGAAGTGCCGGCTTCATCGACCATGGCAGTGCCGCACGGCCCAGCGAGTGTCGGGGTCGCACGGCGCCGACTGCGTCGAGATCTGGGTGACCGACAGATACCGGAACCGGTCATCGATGATGCCGTACTGATCCTTTCCGAGCTGTTGAGCAACGCGTGCCGGTACGCCCGCCCGCTCGGCCCGCTGCCGGCGCTCGGCCGCAGCGCCCGGGCCGAGGTGCTCGGCCAGGTGCTGGTCGGGGTCCCGTCCGGGGCGCACCCCGTGCGGGAGGGTCGGGAGCACGGTGACTGCGACGGCCCGGCGCAGCCGGACGGCGGTGTACTGGTCCGCTGGCAGATGCACGCCGACGGCGTGCTCACCCTGGAGGTCACCGACGGCGGCGCGGCCACCCGGCCGCTGCCCGCCGGTCCCTCGCTGACCTCCCGCGGCGGCCGCGGACTGAACATCGTCGACGAACTGGCCAGCGACTGGGGCGTGCGCGACGCGCCCGGCGAGGTCACAGTGTGGGCGGCACTGCCCGCCCGCGCCCGGCACGCCCGGCGCGGCGGCGACGCCCGCAGCGCGTAG
- a CDS encoding glycerophosphodiester phosphodiesterase, whose protein sequence is MTSPDLSSTAARTAPPVQVIAHRGSSHALPEHTLAAYRRALDEGADAVECDVRVTADGHLVCVHDRRIGRVSNGRGTVSAMTLAELEAYDFGGWKTGRPSTDPELRGVLRLDRLLELVVDCGRPVDLAIETKHPVRFRGRVEAELLRMLERYKIGAAREGDRPSARIMSFSSVALNRVAAAARDYRRVFLFERTLPLLGRLREGSPLPGGARIAGPGIELVRARPQLVTRLRELGHQVHVWTVDEPADVELCLELGVSAIITNRPAEVLAQLGR, encoded by the coding sequence GTGACCAGCCCAGACCTGTCCTCGACGGCGGCGCGCACCGCGCCGCCCGTCCAGGTGATCGCCCACCGCGGTTCCTCCCACGCCCTGCCCGAACACACCCTCGCGGCCTACCGCCGCGCGCTCGACGAGGGCGCGGACGCCGTGGAGTGCGACGTCCGGGTGACGGCCGACGGCCACCTGGTGTGCGTGCACGACCGGCGGATCGGCCGGGTCTCCAACGGCCGGGGCACCGTCTCGGCGATGACGCTCGCCGAGCTGGAGGCGTACGACTTCGGTGGCTGGAAGACCGGCCGCCCCAGCACCGACCCGGAGCTGCGCGGCGTCCTGCGGCTGGACCGGCTGCTGGAGCTGGTGGTGGACTGCGGCCGCCCGGTGGACCTCGCGATCGAGACCAAGCACCCGGTGCGCTTCCGCGGCCGGGTGGAGGCCGAGCTGCTGCGGATGCTGGAGCGGTACAAGATCGGCGCGGCCCGGGAGGGCGACCGCCCGTCCGCCCGGATCATGAGCTTCTCCTCGGTCGCGCTGAACCGGGTGGCCGCCGCCGCGCGGGACTACCGGCGGGTGTTCCTGTTCGAGCGGACGCTGCCGCTGCTCGGCCGGCTGCGCGAGGGCTCGCCGCTGCCGGGCGGGGCGCGGATCGCCGGGCCGGGCATCGAGCTGGTGCGGGCCCGCCCGCAGCTGGTGACCAGGCTGCGCGAGCTGGGGCACCAGGTGCACGTGTGGACGGTGGACGAACCGGCCGACGTCGAACTCTGCCTGGAACTCGGGGTGTCCGCGATCATCACCAACCGGCCCGCCGAGGTGCTGGCGCAGCTCGGCCGGTGA
- a CDS encoding purine-cytosine permease family protein, producing the protein MPPASPSSSSGASASKDFPESSAAAATAVLDRHERVEAPLVLDTEPPRTLRFRDHFALWMNLGVSLIGFSTAATVLGAPGSELSLAAAVTAIAVGTAVGTAMLGVAALIGARTGAPAMANLRGLFGTRLSYLPTVLNIVQCIGWGVFELLTISAGAQTVAHTTGYRWLFVLLAGALTTALTIWPLGSIAVLRRFVAGAVAVAMVYFTVQLGRQGVPDPGAGNWHGFLGATDAMIAVSVSFVPLAADYTRHSRTGRSAFWGSFSGYTIAQVWCYALGLMALLQSDGDPNKIFDSFLGVWAGWLFLLVLVLRETDQSFANVYSTAMSVQNLLPKVDRRLLSGGIGALITVLALQIDQFTDTYYNFLGLIGSVFVPLLAVLAVDFFLGAGRHGWNLSADAPSRWTMLLPWALGFAVYQFIAPTKVAGWWTDFWTSAQEALHFTPQEWTSASLFAFLVPALATWALTPLARRTAR; encoded by the coding sequence ATGCCGCCTGCTTCGCCATCCTCTTCTTCGGGCGCGTCCGCGTCCAAGGATTTCCCCGAGTCCTCCGCGGCCGCCGCGACGGCCGTCCTGGACCGGCACGAGCGCGTCGAGGCGCCGCTGGTGCTGGACACCGAGCCGCCGCGCACCCTGCGCTTCCGGGACCACTTCGCGCTCTGGATGAACCTGGGCGTCAGCCTGATCGGCTTCTCCACCGCCGCGACCGTGCTCGGCGCGCCCGGCAGCGAGCTGTCGCTGGCCGCCGCGGTGACCGCGATCGCGGTCGGTACGGCGGTCGGCACCGCGATGCTCGGCGTGGCCGCGCTGATCGGCGCCCGGACCGGCGCCCCCGCGATGGCCAACCTGCGCGGGCTGTTCGGCACCCGGCTGTCGTACCTGCCGACGGTGCTGAACATCGTGCAGTGCATCGGCTGGGGCGTGTTCGAGCTGCTGACGATCTCGGCGGGCGCGCAGACCGTCGCCCACACCACCGGCTACCGCTGGCTGTTCGTGCTGCTCGCGGGCGCCCTGACCACCGCGCTGACGATCTGGCCGCTGGGCTCGATCGCGGTGCTGCGCCGCTTCGTGGCCGGGGCGGTCGCCGTCGCGATGGTGTACTTCACCGTCCAGCTGGGCCGCCAGGGCGTGCCGGACCCGGGCGCCGGAAACTGGCACGGCTTCCTCGGCGCGACCGACGCGATGATCGCGGTGTCGGTCTCCTTCGTCCCGCTGGCCGCCGACTACACCCGGCACTCGCGCACCGGGCGCTCGGCGTTCTGGGGCAGCTTCTCCGGCTACACGATCGCCCAGGTCTGGTGCTACGCGCTCGGTCTGATGGCGCTGCTGCAGTCCGACGGCGACCCGAACAAGATCTTCGACTCCTTCCTCGGCGTCTGGGCCGGCTGGCTGTTCCTGCTGGTCCTGGTGCTGCGCGAGACGGACCAGTCCTTCGCCAACGTGTACTCGACCGCGATGTCGGTGCAGAACCTGCTGCCGAAGGTGGACCGCCGGCTGCTGAGCGGCGGCATCGGCGCGCTGATCACCGTGCTGGCGCTGCAGATCGACCAGTTCACCGACACCTACTACAACTTCCTCGGCCTGATCGGCTCGGTGTTCGTGCCGCTGCTGGCGGTGCTGGCGGTGGACTTCTTCCTCGGTGCCGGGCGGCACGGCTGGAACCTCTCCGCCGACGCGCCGTCGCGCTGGACGATGCTGCTGCCGTGGGCGCTGGGCTTCGCGGTCTACCAGTTCATCGCCCCGACCAAGGTGGCCGGCTGGTGGACGGACTTCTGGACCTCCGCCCAGGAGGCGCTGCACTTCACCCCGCAGGAGTGGACCTCCGCCTCGCTGTTCGCCTTCCTGGTGCCCGCCCTGGCCACCTGGGCGCTCACCCCGCTGGCCCGCCGCACCGCCCGCTGA
- a CDS encoding S1C family serine protease yields the protein MSTEREVGPTGPQGEQPAGQGAAETATEGPAQGGHKPTMAFRRVPEPEAGTVEAAPVEAAPAAEADAAPADGGHKPTMAFSRIPEPEAAPAEAPATEGVQAGSVQAEGGHQPTVALTKVPAPEAPAAAPAAPVAEAPAVDPATGYLDAPPPVLPPAAPAAPAAAPAAPALPPAGNPYATPTHGVPAAGAHDAYGAAPAAPAAHGHHPFGAGQPLGGWGPSHDATSGGAGFPGGPGGPLGYPAEYPGGPTGGGPRKKRGGLVALIAAVAVVAGLAGGALGVTVADRNGSSSSADDHRSTTVQASDTQKNEPAPGSIAAIAQKALPSVVTIKAQGNGESGTGTGFVFDTEGHILTNNHVVAPTLNGGKLTVKFADGTSYPASVLGHAEGYDVAVVKIDNPPKSKLAPLPLADSDKVNVGDATVAIGAPYGLESTVTSGIISAKDRPVASGDETGSQASYMNALQTDASINPGNSGGPLLDSGGAVIGINSAIQSNASANGRAGSIGLGFAIPINQAKWVADTLIKTGKPVYAKLDVLRNDDYKGDGAQIQTKDIQGQPAVTPGGAADKAGLKPGDVITKLGGAPIENGPALVSRIWTHKPGETVDVEYTRNGQTFNTKVVLGQRDGDQ from the coding sequence GTGAGCACCGAGCGCGAGGTTGGGCCCACCGGGCCGCAGGGGGAGCAGCCCGCCGGCCAGGGAGCGGCCGAGACCGCTACCGAGGGCCCCGCTCAGGGAGGGCACAAGCCGACCATGGCCTTCCGGCGGGTCCCCGAGCCGGAGGCCGGCACCGTCGAGGCGGCACCCGTCGAGGCCGCTCCGGCCGCGGAGGCCGACGCGGCCCCGGCCGACGGCGGGCACAAGCCGACCATGGCGTTCAGCCGGATCCCCGAGCCCGAGGCGGCGCCCGCCGAGGCTCCGGCGACCGAGGGCGTTCAGGCCGGGAGCGTTCAGGCCGAGGGCGGGCACCAGCCCACCGTCGCGCTCACCAAGGTCCCCGCGCCGGAGGCCCCGGCCGCCGCGCCCGCCGCGCCGGTCGCCGAGGCGCCCGCCGTCGACCCGGCCACCGGCTACCTCGATGCCCCGCCGCCGGTCCTGCCTCCCGCGGCTCCGGCCGCCCCGGCCGCCGCGCCCGCGGCCCCGGCGCTGCCGCCGGCCGGCAACCCGTACGCCACCCCGACCCACGGTGTCCCCGCCGCCGGCGCCCACGACGCGTACGGTGCCGCCCCGGCCGCCCCGGCCGCGCACGGCCACCACCCCTTCGGCGCCGGCCAGCCGCTCGGCGGCTGGGGCCCGAGCCACGACGCCACCTCCGGCGGCGCGGGCTTCCCCGGCGGCCCGGGCGGTCCGCTCGGCTACCCGGCCGAGTACCCCGGTGGCCCGACCGGCGGCGGCCCGCGCAAGAAGCGCGGCGGCCTGGTCGCCCTGATCGCGGCCGTCGCCGTGGTCGCCGGCCTGGCGGGCGGCGCGCTCGGCGTGACCGTCGCCGACCGCAACGGCAGCAGCAGCTCCGCGGACGACCACCGCAGCACCACCGTCCAGGCCAGCGACACCCAGAAGAACGAGCCCGCCCCCGGCTCGATCGCCGCCATCGCGCAGAAGGCGCTGCCCAGCGTCGTCACCATCAAGGCGCAGGGCAACGGCGAGTCGGGCACCGGCACCGGCTTCGTCTTCGACACCGAGGGCCACATCCTCACCAACAACCACGTGGTCGCGCCGACCCTCAACGGCGGCAAACTGACCGTCAAGTTCGCCGACGGCACCTCCTACCCGGCCTCGGTGCTGGGCCACGCCGAGGGCTACGACGTCGCCGTGGTCAAGATCGACAACCCGCCGAAGAGCAAGCTGGCCCCGCTGCCGCTGGCCGACTCCGACAAGGTCAACGTCGGCGACGCCACCGTCGCGATCGGTGCGCCGTACGGCCTGGAGTCCACCGTCACCAGCGGCATCATCAGCGCCAAGGACCGCCCGGTCGCCTCCGGCGACGAGACCGGCTCGCAGGCCTCCTACATGAACGCCCTGCAGACCGACGCCTCGATCAACCCCGGCAACTCCGGCGGCCCGCTGCTCGACTCCGGCGGCGCCGTCATCGGCATCAACTCGGCGATCCAGTCCAACGCCTCCGCCAACGGCCGGGCCGGCAGCATCGGCCTCGGCTTCGCCATCCCGATCAACCAGGCCAAGTGGGTCGCGGACACCCTGATCAAGACCGGCAAGCCGGTCTACGCCAAGCTCGACGTGCTGCGCAACGACGACTACAAGGGCGACGGCGCGCAGATCCAGACCAAGGACATCCAGGGCCAGCCCGCCGTCACCCCCGGTGGCGCGGCCGACAAGGCCGGCCTCAAGCCGGGCGACGTCATCACCAAGCTCGGCGGCGCGCCGATCGAGAACGGCCCCGCCCTGGTCAGCCGGATCTGGACGCACAAGCCCGGCGAGACCGTCGACGTCGAGTACACCCGCAACGGCCAGACCTTCAACACCAAGGTCGTCCTCGGCCAGCGCGACGGCGACCAGTGA
- a CDS encoding MerR family transcriptional regulator — translation MLNIGDFASHGRVSVRMLRHYDAIGLLRPARVDPVSGYRSYEAGQLARLNRVIALKELGFTLQQVRAVLDEEVDAAALRGMLRLRRAQLAEAIAADEQRLARVEARLRTIESEGTMSQHEVVVKPVPSVRVAQLTGVAASYEPEEIGPVIGPLFTELCRRLAAAGIAETGPSVARYEDSPEGDGSVRILVAVPIARSVRPGRADVELLDLPPVEQAASVVHRGSMDDSVGSFQALARFIEENGYRSAGYARELYLECPDDPARWVVELQEPVVRR, via the coding sequence ATGTTGAACATCGGAGACTTCGCCAGCCACGGCCGGGTGTCGGTGCGGATGCTGCGCCACTACGACGCGATCGGCCTGCTGCGGCCCGCCCGGGTGGACCCGGTCAGCGGGTACCGCTCGTACGAGGCGGGCCAACTCGCCCGGCTCAACCGGGTGATCGCGCTCAAGGAGCTCGGCTTCACGCTGCAGCAGGTGCGGGCCGTCCTCGACGAGGAGGTCGACGCGGCCGCCCTGCGCGGGATGCTGCGGCTGCGACGGGCCCAACTCGCCGAGGCGATCGCAGCGGACGAGCAGCGGCTGGCCCGGGTGGAGGCGAGGCTCCGGACGATCGAGAGCGAGGGGACGATGTCCCAGCACGAAGTCGTGGTGAAGCCCGTGCCGTCCGTCCGGGTGGCCCAACTGACCGGTGTGGCAGCGAGTTACGAGCCCGAGGAGATCGGGCCGGTGATCGGCCCGCTGTTCACCGAACTGTGCCGCCGGCTGGCCGCGGCGGGGATCGCGGAGACCGGTCCGTCCGTCGCCCGCTACGAGGACTCGCCGGAGGGCGACGGCTCGGTGCGGATCCTGGTCGCCGTCCCGATCGCCCGCTCGGTGCGGCCCGGCCGGGCCGATGTCGAACTGCTCGACCTGCCGCCGGTCGAGCAGGCCGCCTCCGTCGTGCACCGCGGCTCGATGGACGACTCGGTGGGCAGCTTCCAGGCCCTGGCCCGCTTCATCGAGGAGAACGGCTACCGTTCGGCCGGCTACGCCCGCGAGCTCTACCTGGAGTGCCCGGACGACCCCGCACGGTGGGTGGTGGAGCTCCAGGAGCCGGTGGTCCGCCGGTAG